The following proteins come from a genomic window of Citrobacter europaeus:
- the cheA gene encoding chemotaxis protein CheA has protein sequence MSMDISDFYQTFFDEADELLADMEQHLLDLVPEAPDSEQLNAIFRAAHSIKGGAGTFGFTILQETTHLMENLLDEARRGEMQLNADIINLFLETKDIMQEQLDAYKNSEEPDAASFEYICNALRQLALEAKGETAPAVVNTAKLSVVDSAAMQEEAVAISESASEGSKKRIILSRLKASEVDLLEEELGNLATLTDVVKGSDTLSATLDGNLAEDDIIAVLCFVIEADQIEFETVSAAPVTVETEAEAEAEAVAVVAKPQPAAVAPVVKAAASEAPHGRAERDKPARASESTSIRVAVEKVDQLINLVGELVITQSMLAQRSNELDPVNHGDLITSMGQLQRNARDLQESVMSIRMMPMEYVFSRFPRLVRDLAGKLGKQVELTQVGSSTELDKSLIERIIDPLTHLVRNSLDHGIELPEKRMEAGKSPVGNLTLSAEHQGGNICIEVTDDGAGLNRERILAKAISQGMPIHENMSDDEVGMLIFAPGFSTAEQVTDVSGRGVGMDVVKRNIQEMGGHVEIQSRQGQGTTIRILLPLTLAILDGMSVRVADEVFILPLNAVMESLQPREEDLHPLAGGERVLEVRGEYLPLVELWKVFEVEGAKTEATQGIVVILQSAGRRYALLVDQLIGQHQVVVKNLESNYRKVPGISAATILGDGSVALIVDVSALQGLNREQRVAITAA, from the coding sequence GTGAGCATGGATATAAGCGATTTTTATCAAACATTTTTTGATGAAGCTGACGAACTGTTGGCTGATATGGAGCAACACCTGCTTGATTTGGTTCCTGAAGCCCCGGATTCCGAACAGCTGAATGCGATTTTTCGTGCCGCGCACTCGATAAAAGGCGGGGCGGGCACCTTCGGCTTTACCATTTTGCAGGAAACGACCCATCTGATGGAAAACCTGTTGGATGAAGCGCGGCGTGGCGAAATGCAGCTTAATGCCGACATTATCAACCTGTTTTTGGAAACGAAAGATATTATGCAGGAACAGCTCGACGCCTATAAAAACTCAGAGGAGCCGGATGCCGCTAGCTTTGAGTACATTTGTAATGCGTTACGACAGTTAGCGCTCGAAGCGAAAGGTGAAACCGCACCGGCAGTCGTCAACACCGCAAAATTGAGCGTTGTTGACAGCGCTGCAATGCAGGAAGAGGCGGTTGCCATTTCTGAATCCGCCAGTGAGGGGAGCAAGAAACGCATTATTCTCTCGCGCCTGAAAGCCAGTGAAGTCGATTTACTGGAAGAGGAACTGGGGAATCTGGCGACCTTAACCGATGTGGTGAAAGGAAGCGACACGCTGTCGGCAACGCTTGATGGCAATCTCGCAGAAGATGACATCATTGCAGTGCTTTGTTTTGTGATTGAAGCTGACCAGATTGAATTTGAAACCGTCAGCGCAGCGCCCGTAACCGTTGAAACTGAAGCCGAGGCCGAAGCCGAAGCGGTAGCCGTTGTCGCGAAGCCGCAGCCGGCCGCCGTTGCGCCAGTGGTGAAAGCCGCCGCCAGTGAAGCGCCACACGGACGCGCGGAACGTGACAAACCCGCCCGCGCCAGCGAGTCGACCAGCATCCGCGTAGCGGTTGAGAAGGTCGATCAGCTCATTAACCTGGTTGGTGAGTTGGTGATCACCCAGTCAATGTTGGCACAACGCTCAAACGAACTGGATCCCGTTAATCACGGCGATCTGATCACCAGTATGGGTCAGTTACAACGTAACGCCCGCGATTTGCAAGAGTCGGTGATGTCGATTCGTATGATGCCGATGGAGTACGTGTTCAGCCGTTTCCCACGCCTGGTCCGCGACCTGGCCGGTAAATTGGGTAAACAGGTTGAGCTGACGCAGGTGGGGAGTTCAACAGAACTCGATAAAAGCCTGATTGAACGCATCATCGATCCGTTGACGCATCTGGTGCGTAACAGCCTGGACCACGGCATTGAACTGCCGGAAAAACGCATGGAAGCGGGGAAAAGCCCGGTCGGTAACCTGACGCTTTCCGCAGAGCACCAGGGCGGGAATATCTGTATTGAAGTGACCGATGATGGCGCTGGTCTGAACCGCGAACGCATCCTCGCCAAAGCGATCTCTCAGGGGATGCCGATCCACGAAAACATGAGCGATGACGAAGTGGGTATGCTGATCTTCGCGCCAGGCTTTTCGACCGCCGAACAGGTGACGGATGTCTCCGGACGCGGCGTGGGTATGGATGTAGTGAAGCGAAATATCCAGGAGATGGGCGGCCATGTTGAGATCCAGTCCAGACAGGGACAAGGAACAACGATTCGAATTCTGCTGCCGCTGACGCTGGCGATCCTCGACGGGATGTCGGTGCGCGTAGCGGATGAAGTCTTTATTCTGCCGCTGAATGCCGTTATGGAATCACTGCAACCGCGTGAAGAAGATCTGCATCCGCTGGCCGGAGGAGAGCGCGTTCTGGAAGTGCGCGGCGAGTATTTACCGCTGGTTGAGTTGTGGAAAGTCTTCGAAGTTGAAGGCGCAAAAACTGAAGCGACTCAAGGGATTGTGGTGATTTTACAGAGTGCAGGGCGTCGCTACGCGCTGCTGGTCGATCAGTTAATTGGCCAACACCAGGTGGTGGTCAAAAACCTGGAAAGTAACTACCGCAAAGTGCCAGGCATTTCTGCAGCAACGATCCTCGGCGACGGCAGCGTCGCGCTGATTGTCGATGTCTCTGCATTGCAGGGATTGAACCGCGAACAACGTGTGGCGATCACAGCCGCCTGA
- the motB gene encoding flagellar motor protein MotB — protein sequence MKNQAHPIIVVKRRKHKGHGGGAHGSWKIAYADFMTAMMAFFLVMWLISISSPKELIQIAEYFRTPLATAVTGGNRISNSQSPIPGGGDDYTQQQGEVNKQPNIDDLRKRMEQSRLSKLRGDLDQLIESDPKLRALRPHLKIDLVQEGLRIQIIDSQNRPMFKTGSAEVEPYMRDILRAIAPVLNGIPNRISLSGHTDDYPYANGEKGYSNWELSADRANASRRELVSGGLDDGKVLRVVGMAATMRLSDRGPEDAINRRISLLVLNKQAEEAILHENAESQNEPVSVLQQPAELPPASVPTSPPANPR from the coding sequence ATGAAAAATCAGGCCCATCCCATTATCGTTGTAAAGCGACGCAAACATAAAGGTCACGGTGGTGGGGCGCATGGTTCGTGGAAAATCGCCTACGCCGATTTTATGACCGCGATGATGGCCTTCTTTCTGGTGATGTGGCTCATTTCCATCTCCAGCCCTAAAGAATTGATCCAGATTGCCGAATATTTCCGTACGCCGCTGGCTACCGCGGTGACTGGGGGAAATCGAATTTCGAATAGCCAAAGTCCAATTCCAGGCGGTGGGGACGACTACACCCAGCAGCAGGGAGAAGTGAACAAGCAGCCGAATATCGACGATCTGAGAAAACGCATGGAACAAAGCCGGTTGAGCAAACTTCGCGGCGATCTCGATCAGTTGATTGAATCTGACCCTAAACTGCGTGCGCTGCGCCCGCACTTGAAAATTGATTTAGTGCAGGAAGGACTACGGATACAGATTATCGACAGTCAGAACCGCCCGATGTTTAAAACCGGTAGCGCTGAGGTTGAGCCGTATATGCGCGACATCCTGCGAGCCATCGCGCCAGTGCTTAACGGCATTCCTAACCGAATCAGCCTTTCCGGCCATACGGATGATTACCCTTACGCCAATGGTGAAAAAGGGTATAGCAACTGGGAGTTGTCCGCCGATCGCGCTAACGCGTCGCGTCGCGAACTGGTTAGCGGCGGTCTGGATGATGGAAAAGTATTACGAGTGGTCGGTATGGCCGCCACGATGCGTCTGAGCGATCGCGGTCCCGAAGACGCAATCAACCGCCGTATTAGCCTGCTGGTTCTTAATAAGCAGGCGGAAGAGGCCATTTTGCATGAAAACGCTGAAAGCCAGAATGAGCCGGTAAGTGTCTTACAACAGCCAGCGGAACTTCCGCCGGCAAGCGTTCCCACATCGCCACCAGCCAATCCGAGGTGA
- the motA gene encoding flagellar motor stator protein MotA, with protein sequence MLILLGYLVVIGTVFGGYMMTGGHLGALYQPAELVIIGGAGIGAFIVGNNGKAIKGTMKAIPMLFRRSKYTKAMYMDLLALLYRLMAKSRQQGMFSLERDIENPKESEIFASYPRILADAVMLDFIVDYLRLIISGNMNTFEIEALMDEEIETHESEAEVPANSLAMVGDSLPAFGIVAAVMGVVHALASADRPAAELGSLIAHAMVGTFLGILLAYGFISPLASVLRQKSAETTKMMQCVKITLLSNLNGYAPPIAVEFGRKTLYSSERPSFIELEEHVRAVRNPTAQQTTEDA encoded by the coding sequence GTGCTTATCTTATTAGGTTACCTGGTTGTTATTGGTACAGTTTTCGGCGGGTATATGATGACCGGCGGACACCTTGGGGCACTCTATCAACCGGCTGAGCTGGTGATTATCGGTGGCGCGGGTATTGGGGCATTCATCGTCGGCAATAACGGAAAAGCCATTAAGGGGACGATGAAAGCGATCCCGATGCTTTTTCGTCGTTCAAAATATACCAAAGCGATGTATATGGATCTGCTGGCGCTGCTGTATCGCCTGATGGCCAAGTCACGTCAGCAGGGCATGTTCTCGCTTGAACGCGACATTGAAAACCCTAAAGAGAGTGAAATCTTCGCCAGCTATCCGCGCATTCTTGCGGATGCCGTAATGCTTGATTTCATTGTCGATTATCTGCGTTTGATCATCAGCGGCAACATGAACACGTTTGAAATTGAAGCGCTGATGGACGAAGAAATTGAGACTCACGAAAGTGAGGCCGAAGTCCCGGCTAACAGTCTGGCGATGGTGGGTGATTCATTACCGGCGTTCGGGATCGTGGCGGCGGTCATGGGGGTTGTTCATGCGCTGGCTTCTGCCGATCGTCCGGCGGCTGAACTGGGTTCGCTGATTGCTCATGCGATGGTAGGGACATTCCTCGGTATTTTACTGGCCTATGGATTTATTTCTCCGCTTGCCAGCGTTCTGCGGCAGAAAAGCGCTGAAACCACCAAAATGATGCAGTGTGTGAAGATAACACTGCTCTCCAATCTGAATGGTTACGCGCCGCCAATTGCCGTCGAATTTGGTCGTAAGACTCTGTATTCCAGCGAACGTCCATCGTTTATCGAGCTGGAAGAGCATGTGCGTGCGGTAAGAAATCCAACTGCGCAGCAGACGACCGAGGACGCATGA
- the flhC gene encoding flagellar transcriptional regulator FlhC: MMMSEKSIVQEARDIQLAMELITLGARLQMLESETQLSRGRLIKLYKELRGSPPPKGMLPFSTDWFMTWEQNIHASMFCNAWQFLLKTGLCSGVDAVIKAYRLYLEQCPQPEEGPLLALTRAWTLVRFVDSGLLELSQCNCCGGNFITHAHQPAGSFACSLCQPPSRAVKRRKLSQNAADIIPQLLDEQIEQAV; this comes from the coding sequence TTGATGATGAGCGAAAAAAGCATTGTTCAGGAAGCGCGTGATATCCAGCTAGCGATGGAATTAATCACATTGGGCGCCCGTTTGCAAATGCTGGAAAGCGAAACGCAATTAAGCCGTGGCCGACTTATCAAGTTGTACAAAGAATTACGCGGTAGTCCTCCGCCAAAAGGGATGCTGCCTTTTTCCACCGACTGGTTTATGACGTGGGAACAAAACATTCATGCTTCGATGTTTTGCAACGCCTGGCAATTCCTGCTCAAAACCGGTTTGTGCAGCGGCGTGGATGCCGTAATCAAAGCGTATCGTTTATACCTTGAGCAGTGTCCGCAGCCGGAAGAGGGGCCGCTGCTGGCGCTAACTCGCGCATGGACGCTGGTACGTTTTGTCGACAGCGGATTGCTGGAGTTATCCCAATGCAATTGCTGCGGTGGGAATTTTATCACCCACGCACACCAACCCGCAGGTAGCTTTGCCTGCAGTTTATGCCAACCGCCATCACGGGCCGTAAAAAGACGTAAACTTTCCCAGAATGCTGCCGATATTATTCCACAACTGCTGGATGAACAGATCGAACAGGCTGTTTAA
- the flhD gene encoding flagellar transcriptional regulator FlhD codes for MHTSELLKHIYDINLSYLLLAQRLIVQDKASAMFRLGISEEMADTLATLTLPQMVKLAETNQLVCHFRFDDHQTVTRLTQDSRVDDLQQIHTGIMLSTRLLSDIDDAARKKRA; via the coding sequence ATGCATACATCCGAGTTGCTGAAACACATTTATGACATCAATCTGTCATATTTATTGCTTGCACAACGTTTGATCGTTCAGGACAAAGCATCTGCGATGTTTCGCCTTGGTATCAGCGAAGAGATGGCGGACACGTTGGCAACATTAACACTTCCTCAAATGGTCAAACTGGCTGAAACAAACCAACTGGTATGTCATTTCCGCTTCGACGATCACCAGACGGTTACTCGCCTGACGCAAGACTCCCGCGTTGACGATCTTCAGCAAATTCATACCGGTATCATGCTTTCAACGCGGCTGTTAAGCGACATCGATGATGCAGCGCGCAAGAAAAGGGCTTGA